The genomic interval gcagcttccgccatctgtgtgtgaacgtgtgtgtgaatgggtaaatgtgacgtacatgtaaagcgctttggataaaaacgTTATATAAGTACAGAAATTTTACATTTGACCATTTACATTACATTTCTCTTTAATTAGTCCCACTGTATCGGTAACACACTGAAGATAACAcacttcacccgagtgtccaagacatgcggtcgcaagtccgatgatacgactacaaagtcgatcatcgaactgcggcctggAGTGTCCTGGTTCGCATGGGGACGCTCTTATATCCACATGTGCACTGACAGACATCCACGAGTTGTAAAAGAACGGAGGGTCTGTAATCCAGCAAGAAAAGGCACgtctgtttgtattttgtgagactaaaaggaaattaaagttATTCGATCTACAAACttcagaaatacatttttatcttcaccttatttatttttgttttgtatttattttgtatttgttaccATCAATGTTTGATATCTGCTGAAAATGTGACATGCGAGTGTGAAACACGGTCACGTTTCATACATTTCATAGGTATTTTATACAATGCTGAAAGGAAACCAGCAGAGTACAAACTTCTCTCCCCAGTAGCGACTGGGTCTCATCTGCCAGTAGATACTCAGTTCCCCAATGAAGaacaaaccattttaaattttcttgtgtttcagcctccatcaggactTCAAACAGTGACGTGTTTATTGCATTGTACTAAGAATATTTGTAATTTACTATTTTTTTGCCATGTCGAGGGGTTTGGTATGCCACTTGCATAAACATTACAACAAGTTTAGGAATAAATACAGActttttctctgtctgcagATGAGAACCTTAAAGCAGGGATCTCCAATTCCAGTCCTGAAGGCCACTATCCTGCATACTTTCTACACTCTAAGAAGTAAAACGTTGAATTTAATTGATAAAGTTAAGGCAATCTTTTCCACAAAACTCTGTCAATTAAGCATAAAACAATATGGTTGTTATCTGCAATCTCAATGGTCACGTATATCTGAAGTGAAATTGTTATATAAAGGCTACAGCTTTGCACAATTGTCATTACTTATCATTAATTAGAATGTAATCAcactttgttcattttattgacAGTATTACTTTGGTTTTAATTGACAATATTAATTTTGATTTAAGTGTACCATTTACCCTGTGCTTTGGCcttaattaatttgattaattatgatttaattaataatatttatatgCTAAATGTTTAGGTGTAATTAAAACTAGTGCAAAAAGGTTCCTGAGTTGTCATCTGTACTCTGTAGTTAGGTGCTGGACCTTTCAAAGATCTTCAGGAAAGGTCCAGCACTTAACTATAGAGTACAGGTGACAACTCAGGAACCTTTTTACACTTGTTTACACATACTCATTAACATTTATGTAACACTCAATAACTTTAACCTACAATGGAAAACTCTTGTACACCAGGGCTTACATAAAAAgtctaaatacaaaaaaaattgtgttgcattaacaactttatttacaaaagcCTTTAACGAGGCAAAGCTTCAACAGTGAACAACACTGCATACTgcaatattaaataaaaggcATAGACCAAAATGTAAACATTGGAAACAACTTTCCAGTTTCAACAAAGTGACACTGTAGTGTGCAGTAGGATGTCAAATCCGATACAATACTGTATTTTGTGGAACTCCTGTCGAAGATCTGCAATGGCTACAGTCTGCAAATTTACCACAGTACTGCTACTTGTAAGATACTTTCCCAACTATTAAAGGACCAAAAATTTTGAGAATTTCTAATTAGTGCTTAATGAATAAGCATTTAGGCATCCGTTTTTGATTaggaaatatttgaaaataatcTTTCCAGAGACAAATATGCAACAGAGATAGATTATGGACAGGAGCTACTAAGCTCGACAAGACCTTTTAAGTCTAAACTAGCCTGCCAAGCTGGTTCATCAGTGGGTACATTTGGGTTAATAAAGGCAGGCAGGCATAGACGTCACTTTTCGTGGTGATTATCTCCAAGACAGCAGATCTGACCTATTCCAAATCTTTTAAGGCATTATAACGTTTAACTCAAACTAAAATCACTGCATACTGCAATTACAGAAAATATGTaagaagtgaaataaaaaattaaagtcaATCTGGGCAATTTTGTCCCCAGTCCAAAAAATCTGATTCAGAAttgtaagttttctttttctcattcaaaacaaaacagcatacAGCAAATTTCGCAAATTTTCTTAAATGCAAAGACCAAAAATGCTTAAATAAAATGAGCAACTTGACATTTGACCTCCCTTttccattatttaaaaaactgcaaCTTTCAAACAGTCAAATTTTTCCTTAGCAAGAAAATAGAgaattgtgttttatgttttggacaTTCCCCTCTTGAACAGTCATTGCATCTCCTTTTGGCAGAGTTTGTTCTTCAGGACTTGTATTTTGGTAGACAGTTTCTTATCATCCAGTCCCATGAGCACTTTCTGAAAGAACTCAAATAAGTAACGAAATGGCTTTGGGTAGCTCAGATTGAGGCAGTAAATTAGCCCAAACAAAAGTGCACACCCGCTCGCCACATCACTAAGATCCTGCAAGACGGTGCACTTTTCGATGATGATGCCAACATCTTCAAGGGAGTCATCTAGCTGTGCTCCTTCGtggattattttataaatgcccAAATCAATCCCCTCGAGCTCTTCAGCTTCCATCACGCTGACATCCTGAAAAGGACATAGAAATGTATTTCAAATTCATTGTATTGAAGGCATTCCATCATCTGTCTACCACAAAATTCACTCCATTTTAGTTAAATATCCTACACAACCCTGATTACACAGATCCCTGAATGAGACTCAGGAGAACAAACCAAAGGACAAGTGTCTGTTTAAGACATATAATGATCACGTAGTAGAGAAATGAAACATGGACAAATTGCGGATGGAGCGCACAGCGGCACACACTGTTAGTCTGACCCAGGCAAGCGAGAGGGGGAGCAGAGGCAAAAGCCTTCAATGAGCCCCGCTTCAGTCTGAATAAcctaaacataaatataacatgtaaaatggattaaattgaTCAGAAACTCACTTTCATTTAGCAAATCTGTGGAATTAAGGAATTGTTGCAAAGGAAATTACGGATTATTGGAATAGTTGCGGTAAAGTTTCAGGCTAACTTTGAGTTGATAGTTGAGATTGCAACTGTggcttaaaaataaacttaccaGATACTCTTTGATGAGGTTTTGAGGCTTCTCATTCAGGTATATCATGAGCGCTTTAAGGATGCATTCACGCTTCACTTCGATGCGGGAACTCTAAACAAAACATGTATGACAAttactttttcattgttttgagaGACCACCGCTGAACttacaaaatacataaattttaaattgttttgttaaCCAATTCATAATTGTTCCcaactaatttaaaaacattctttatttcacagaaataaagaatGTTCATAAGGGATGAGTTTATAATCCACATTTCAAAATTTGCATGGAGAAACACTGTCACAGTAACGAAGCCTGCTAGTTGGGGATCAATATGTATGGTTTTAATTGGATGCACAGCAGACAAAGATCTACTTTCATAAATGTCTGCTTTTGCAATATACTGAAGGGCAAAACCAATTTTATCCCACTACTTAATATCAGTTATGCGGCCAAGCGCCACATTAGCAGTATTTACAGCCAagtttgagtaaaaaaaattatctccATTCTGTCACTGAGTTGTGGCAAAATGTACAATagtcctctctctctttgtcttttctcaGCGTAGTATTTACTCTCATGGACaattaatgagttaaaaaaaaaaaaaaaaaaacacgttacTACGCCAACAGTGGTACTTATGGCGCCTCTAGGGGCATGAGTTAGTTCTGCTTTAAGTCAGCACCAAGTCCAGAACTGAAGCCAAAACTGAGAACAGAAGTAGAGCCCAGGACAGAACAAGCATAAAATTACCCAAGGCAGTTATAAAGACAGGTTCATAACCAGGACTGAGATCAACCTGCAACCAATCTAGTAGTCACAGTACATTCTAACACAACAGGAGAATACCTGTCCAATTGGAGACATCACTGCAGCAATCCACCGTGCTGGTTCCCCTCCTTTTTTCCGTAAAATCTTCATCAGCTGGTCAGAGTAGTGGTCGAGACTGCTCATGAATGTGGACAGCAGTGGAACGGTGGTGATTCGGGTGAACTCCGCATTGATCTACAAAGttcaaaaagtaaaatttttaaatacttCAATTCAAACCAGTACCAAATCCAGACCAAATCTGATCTAAACCCAGACAACTACTTCTGGTGCTGCCCAGGTTTAGATCAGGAGGActaaccaaaccaaacaaagtcTTAAACAGGACAAAATCAGGATGGAACCAGGGCTAAATCATGTCTGCACAAAGATGAAATCTGGAGttttaaaatgtcctgaaatgtaaaccgTAATTTTCTGTTCATGgccacagttttaaaacaagacTCAAACTCATACCTCATGTACTTTGAAGAGGGCGGGCCATCTGCTCTTGAACTCCGCAATGAACGGCATCTCTTCAATCACCTCTCTTCTTCGGTGTGCAAACGTCTTATCCatctttgttttgattatttgatcattgtttgttttcttcaccTCCATCAGTAGTGCTTGCCGTTCTTCCTCCAGACTTTCCTTTGTTTCTCCTGCAGGGTATTGCGGTAAGAAGTTCACTTCCGCTTTCCGtgctttttttactttgtttcgaCATGGACTCTCCTCTCGTTCTCTCTTGTGTTGTAGAGTGTTTATTGCCACCTCTGGGCACCCTATGTTTCTCAGCGTGGTACGATAATTGGCCATTTTGTATCTGATGCTTACTTTCCAGCCTTCACAGCCTGTCACAGATCCAGTCTCTTTGAGAAAGGGATATTTTTGTATTAATGCTTCAGCAACATCATCAATATCTGCACTTGAGGGATAAACTTTGTATTTTGCAATTTCTGAGGCCAACATATCTAATATGTCAGATTTGAGTTTTGGGCTCGGGTCTAAGAGAGTCCCATTGTTTACATATTCTTGTTGGGCTCTCTCTAACTGAAACTGCACACCAAAACTAAACTCTGGTATTGGAAAGTTTAAGGGCCATTTCCGCAAGCGAAGAGATGAACATGAGGCACTGGAGTCTGGAGAGGAAAGGATGTCAGTGTCTGGCAAGGATGGTGAATCAATCAGTGAAGATGTTCCTGTGGAGGCAGCTGTGGAAGCTGTGGTGGGCACAGTGGAGGGCGCCGGGTTTTGTGTGTAAATTACTTTGATTGTGCTCTTGTCTTTAATGTCCCCAGTTGTGGTAAGGTTCATGTATTCATTGTCAAACTCAGCATCTCTATATTGCAACCTGAAATCTTCGGTCAATCCAAACTGTCTttgtatttcttcttttaaccTGTCCACTGAACCAGGGATTCCGGAAGGAAGAATCAACTTGGATGAATTGTCCACTCCAAGTATCACCCTCAAAGTAGCAGCCATTCTTCATGCTGAAAAACAAGAGCATTGCGTAAATTAATCATAGggattttgttttaagaaataCTGTCCAGTGGACAATATTCCTAAATTTCTACTATATTTCTACTATATACTATGGATAATTCCTGGATGATCAAACACCACTCAAACAATACAGTCTGAAGAACATTATGTTTATCTAACATTGagtgaaatcaaataaaacaattaccAATGTGAATATGCCTTTTCAAGGTGACCATCCGCAAGTGTCCAACTTCATAGTCGCATAGAGGGTATAGGTCGCCCAGGTCTGTCATGGATACAACAACAActtctgttgttgtttgtagTTGAAAAGCTCTATAGTGCTCTCTGTACCATGAATTTAGTCTTTTCAGAATGAGGAGAGTCTCGTTTTTAATAATGCACAAATGTTGAATTTCACAGAAATCAGGTGGACCACCACACGATCCATGCACAACAATCATCccctttttgtaataaatgttgttCACAAAACCACTAGTAGCTAAGTTAACAGCAGTCACGTCTGGATATTTGTCAGAGATACTTTTCACAACATTGTCTTTAAGGACATCCAACGGCACTTCTGTCACGTGAGTAACATCAGTAGAATTTTCACCATCAGGACAAAGCATTTTATATGCAATCATTAACTGATGTTTACGAGCTAAAGAGCCAGCTATGTTTCTGAAGTTTTTGATGTTCCGAACAGCCTGTTTAAAGAAACTATGCTTGGCCTCGAATCTCATCGTCCATAATGAGACAAGAGGACCAAAACATTTGATCATTTCTGCATAGTGCTCAATAAAGTGGTGTTTAGGCATCAGTTTTTGATTAGGAAATAGTTGTTGGTAACGCTTTCGGTGCTCTGAGACCTTACACTCCAAATATGCAACAGATTGTAGACTATGAACAGGAGCTACTACAAGCTCGACAAGATCTTTTAAGTCTAAAATAACCAGCCAAGCTGGTTCATCAGCAGGGACTTTTGGTCCAATGATAAAAGGAAGCAAGCGAATGAGACACCAGTTCTCGTGTGCATTACCACCAAGAGAACGCCTCTTCTTCTTACTTACAGCTTTTGATAACACAGTGGGACGGTTTGTTTTATCTCCTTCCTTGTAAGGAAAAGAACGAATACGATCGTTCAGTTGTTCGAGAGTGAAATACTTTTTGGACACGAGGATGTCAATACACTGCGCCAACTCAACAGGAACTATTCCTTCAAAGAAATCGTGGACAATGTCGGGAGGGTAACCAgtaacaacattaaaatatgaGAGGTTATCCGATAACACACAGGATTTTCTAACACCTAAACAGTTCACACCTTGTTCTTGAGCAGTCTTGATATGAAGCAGATGATTTTCCTTTGTTCTTCGTTCAAATGCTCCTGTCTTTACCTCATGCGTATTGATATCAGAAAGGTGGGCTGTACAGAAACGACAAAAATAATTAGCTGAAAAATTCTCCACAAATCCTCCAAGCCCATGGGCCCCCAGATTATCAGCGATGACACACTGAACTGTACCCTTGATAACCGAACCAAGGAGGGGCACGAATAAACCTTGCTTCTCGAGTCTGACTAAATCACGCAGCAGAGGTTCAAATACTTTTTCATAACCgaaagatttaattaattcactttTACACAACAATGCTAAGTAGATTGAGGAAAGGGCTGAGCTGCAACTAGACGGCAAGTTCCCCAGAATCCAATAAACCGCAcaaagtttatgttttttgcGAGATGTTCCTAGCGGGTTGCACACTTCGAAATCATCAATATATAGGCATAATGAAATTCTGAGCTCCCcacttgaaaaaaatatattattcttATGATTCTCACCGTCCTGAAAACATGTAAGCAATTGTGAATTTGAAAGACCGCTTTTATAGTTGTCAACCAGCTTTCCAATAATGTCTTTACGTTGAAGTAACTGCTCCAATAACTTCAGCAGTGGAATATATTGAAaggttttgttagttttttcctcTAGAACATATTCCTCTGGCACAACAACATTAAACTTGTCATAGTAAAACTTCTTGCGCTTAAATGATGTTTCAAGTGATCCTCCTTTCGCAATACTTTTCAGTAGTGGATTTTCACTGTATAATGCAGTGCACAACTCACTCACTAGCGATGCAGTAACCTCGATATTATGTTCCTTGAGAACAGCCAAAGTTAAACTATTTGTTAAGGGTAAAGAAGACGTAGTCAATAAAAAATGTAGCCCCTCGAGTAAATGATCAATTGCAGATGTTGGAACATGTGAAAAGACCTccaactttaataaaaccaagGCAAGGTTTTTAACTACAGCTTCCTCTAAATTTTCACTAACTAAACCAGCTTCACTATGCAAGTCAGAAGGCCCTTCGTCTGCAGACTCCTCTGAAAGATCATGGTCACTTGTAAATTCAGttcttttcactatttcattTTTGAAATCTCTTAACGTACATGTAGAATGTTTTCTATtcttg from Melanotaenia boesemani isolate fMelBoe1 chromosome 16, fMelBoe1.pri, whole genome shotgun sequence carries:
- the LOC121655395 gene encoding sterile alpha motif domain-containing protein 3-like yields the protein MAATLRVILGVDNSSKLILPSGIPGSVDRLKEEIQRQFGLTEDFRLQYRDAEFDNEYMNLTTTGDIKDKSTIKVIYTQNPAPSTVPTTASTAASTGTSSLIDSPSLPDTDILSSPDSSASCSSLRLRKWPLNFPIPEFSFGVQFQLERAQQEYVNNGTLLDPSPKLKSDILDMLASEIAKYKVYPSSADIDDVAEALIQKYPFLKETGSVTGCEGWKVSIRYKMANYRTTLRNIGCPEVAINTLQHKREREESPCRNKVKKARKAEVNFLPQYPAGETKESLEEERQALLMEVKKTNNDQIIKTKMDKTFAHRRREVIEEMPFIAEFKSRWPALFKVHEINAEFTRITTVPLLSTFMSSLDHYSDQLMKILRKKGGEPARWIAAVMSPIGQFWLQFWTWC